One window of the Candidatus Saccharibacteria bacterium genome contains the following:
- the tnpA gene encoding IS200/IS605 family transposase produces MSTSLDYHSLSHSKWDLKYHIVFIPKGRRKALYGEIRPRLGRIFHELANQKECKILEGHLMSDHVHMLMEIPPKYKISEVIGFMKGKSAIAIAREFGGKTRNFTGEHFWARGYAVSSVGFEEQAIRKYIREQEIDDTASSAQGAF; encoded by the coding sequence ATGTCTACATCGTTAGACTACCATAGCTTATCTCATTCAAAATGGGATTTGAAGTACCATATTGTCTTCATCCCGAAAGGGAGAAGGAAAGCTCTCTACGGTGAGATACGCCCACGGTTGGGTAGAATATTTCACGAGCTGGCTAACCAAAAAGAATGCAAGATTCTGGAAGGCCATCTCATGTCCGATCATGTTCACATGCTCATGGAGATACCACCAAAGTACAAAATCTCTGAAGTGATTGGCTTCATGAAGGGCAAAAGCGCTATTGCCATTGCCAGAGAGTTCGGCGGTAAGACCAGAAATTTCACGGGTGAACATTTCTGGGCCCGGGGCTATGCTGTTTCAAGCGTTGGATTTGAAGAGCAGGCCATCAGAAAGTACATCAGAGAGCAGGAGATCGATGACACAGCATCATCGGCTCAAGGAGCCTTCTAA